GCAGCGAATGGCACCGCCGCGACGATCGGCCGCAAACGATGACGTATGTCACCAAGGACGGTCAAACGAAGGAGGCGACCATCCAGCCCGGCCCGGTCGGATTCAACACGCGTTTCCTATGGCGGCCGGAGAGCGAATATCTGCGCCGCTCGGCGCGCGCTCCGCACTGGGATAAGGAGGTGTTGGTCGGGATTCTCGAGCGGAGCACGAATCCCGATCTGGCGGAGACGGCCTTGCATCGCGCCGTGGCGGCGGGGCTCGTGCCCGATCAATTGCTCGACGGCGTGGGAGCGGAGATCGCCTATTCGCAAGGCCGGAACGAGGCCGCGATGGATTTTGTCTGGAGCGCGCTGGTGGATCATCGCACGAAGTCGAAGGGGCAGCTCAATCCTGAGCTGCTCTATCGCGTGGCGATCGCCAACTACAAATTGGACGTCGCCGCGGCGGTGCTGCGCGATTATCACGACCAGTTTCGCGGCCAGCCCGATCCGGAAATGCTGGACCGGCTGGCCAAGATGCATCGGGCCCGCCCAGACACCGAGCGTTGCCTGCCCGAGCCGATCGAGCAAGCGGCCAACTTGCGGCGACTCAACCTCACGCCGATTTTAGAACCGGCGAACGAATGGACGGCCAAGGAATTCAAAGACTTTCTGAAGGGCCGCACGTCGTTCATGCTCAGCCTGCCGTCGAGCTATTTCAACTTTTTGGCGTACAAGCCCGCATCGCCCGTGCGCGACGTGGAAGCGGTGTGGAAAATGACGATCCGCTACACCGACAACAAGCCGACCGATTATGCCCAGATCGTGCAACTTTGGCTCGCCGACGAAGCGACGACCGTCGCCGGCAACAGCTCGCCATTGATCGGCGAGGCGCGGGCACCCAATTTGCTTTTTCTCGCGTTCACGGGCGACCCGAATTTGCCGTCGCAAGACATCGAGTTCAGTCATAGCGGAATCACTGGAACCGACGCCTACTGCGAAGATCATTCAGTCCGGCTGGATGGCAAGCAGGTGATCGAAGTGCGGCTGCTGCGGCTCGGCGGCGAAGGGGAGATTTTTGTCAATGGCCACCGGGTGCTCTACGTTCCCATCGATCCGGCGGTCGGCAATGTCGGCTTCGCGATGAAGATCGTCGGCATGACCGTCGACGTCAAAGACTTCCGGATCAGCCAATTGATTCCCAAGGCGGTCGTGCACCAGGCAGCCGACGGCGGCATTTCGCTCGACGCGGTCGATGCCAATTGTCACGGCGACCAGGTCCGCTATGAAATGGACGCCGACAAGAAGTGCATCGGCTATTGGTCGAACCAACAGGATTGGATCGATTGGGACGTGCAGGTCGATCGGCCGGGCAAGTTTCAGGTTGCCGTCAGCAGTTCGTGCCCCAACGATCTTGCGGGGGCCAACTATGGCGTTTCGGCCGGGCCAGAGAAAGACGCGAGCGTGACGGGCGTCGTCAAACCGACCGGCGATTGGACCGTTTTCAAAGCAGACAAACTCGGCCTGATTGAAATCGCCAAGCCCGGCCGAATCACAATCGCGGTGCGCCCCACGACGAAGCCGAACTCGCACGTGATGAACCTGCGGAAGATCGAACTGCAGCCGGCGAAATGATCCGACGCCGCCAGCGATTCGCCGTGGTCGATGCTCCCGATCGGCCACACCGCTCAATCGTAGCAGGCACAACTCCGTGTGCCGTCTGCCCTGTACCATGCGCAAGACATGGCGGAGCGCAGACGGCACACGGAGTGTGCCTGCTACTTTGGTTGCGGCCAAAGGCCGCGCGGTGACTCGGTGGTTAGTTCTGCGAATCGCCGGGCAGGGCGTTTTCGGGGAGGTTTTTCAAAGTGGCCGTGCCGTTTTGGTAGTCGATTTCCCAGACGCGATCAAAGACGCTCGATTTCCATTTGGCCGGCGCATCTTTGGCGCCTAGCGCCTTCGCCAGCTCGGGAATTTTGCCGTGGTGCCAGGCGATCAACACGACCTTGCCCGCGTATTTCGGATCGCTCAGCACTTCTCGGGCGACGCGAGCATAATCGTCGTCTTTGAATTTGGCTTCGATCGGTTCATGCAAGGCGTTGGAAAGGGGCGTGATCGTTTCGGCGGGGCGGTTGCTGCTCTTCGATCGCTTGGTGGCGATCAGAAAATCGGGCTTGGGAAAATGCTCGGGAATCGCCTTGGCCAGGGCCTCGGCGCGTTCAAAGCCGCGTTTGGAAAGGTTCGGGTCTTTTTCCCCTTCTTTCTCGGGCTTCTCGGCATGGCGGATAATCATCACCACGCGCGGGCCGGGAGCGGAGCGATCGTGAGCCCGCAATGCTCCACCGGTATCGATCGTCGCGATCAGAAACAAAAGCCCGATCGATCTCAAACGCGATCGCGCGATCAGCATGATTCTTATTCCTTGCCGGGATTGTGTGGAGCGGGACAGGACCGCACCGTTGGATCATTGTCAAGCGGGTGCATGCTTTTAATGGGAGACTGTTAAAAGAGCAGTCGGGCGGCACGAGGATTTCGTCAGCAGGCAATTTACTGTGTGGCTTGTGGGCTGAGCTACGCCTCAGAATTCACCAATCAGCATACTAGCCCGAAGCGTTAGCGAGGATGAGTCCCGGTGGCTCCCTCGCTAGCGCGTCGGGCTTCTATTCCCTCGCTAACGCGTCGGGCTTCTATTCCCTCGCTAGCGCGTCGGGCTTCTATTCCCTCGCTAGCGCGTCGGGCTTCTGCGGAAAAATGGTCCGCGATTCTGCTTAATCCATCCCCGGGCTATTCGGCCGAGATGCGAGTCGGGGCCAGCTCGGTATCGCGTTCGAGATGCCGGCCACCCCAGAGCCAAAACAGGCCGCTGATCAGGATCGAAACGGCGATGGCCATGAACCCGGCGTTCATATTCGCGCTCCACACGCCGCCGTCGTGCTTGCCGAAGGCACTACTCACCGCGCCGATTAGCGGTGGGCTGATGGCGTCGCCGAGGGCATGGATGATGAAAATGTTCAAGGCAAAAGCGGCCGCGCGGATCGATGGATGCACGACGTTCGCCAGAATCGTATTCGTTGGCCCCGTGTTGATGAACAGCGCGAAGGCGGTGATGAAAATCAAAATCCAAGCGGCCGGAAATGGCACCCAGGGCAAAGCCAGAAAGAGCGGAAAGCCGATGAACATGCCGATCGCCGAGACGAGAAAATAAGCCCCGCCGAACCGCGGACGAAGCCGGTCGCCGAGCCAGCCGCCGACGAGCGTGCCCGCGAGCCCAGAGACGACGATGATCGGGCCAAAAAAGCCATTGGCGTGCGACAGGGCGGCGGCAGTTGCGGCGCGGTCGTGGAAATCGAGCGGTCCGCCTTGCGGAATGCCTTGCCGCCAGACGATATATTTCGGCATCCAATAAGCGATGCCGCCGAGGGCGAATGTCATCGCCGCCATGCCGAGCGTGTTCAGCACGTACGACGGCGTTTTCAGCAGTTGCTCGTAATCGACGAGCCGGGCCTTGCGGTGCGGAACGCGGCTGCCGTCGCTGGTGCGGTCGGCGGCGCCGCGGGGCACGTCGCGGTGGGCCATCGCCAGAAATCCCAGCAGCAATCCCGGCGGCAGCACACAGTAAAACGCCGTGCGCCATGAATAGCCGGCCCCGACGACGAGGCTCGCCAATTCGTAGCCCAGCGCGCTGCCGACCGGAATCGCGCAATAGAACAGGGCCAACACGCGGCCGCGCCGCTCGATCGGAAACAAATCGCTCAGAATCGTCGGGGCGAGCGGGCCGTAAGCCGCTTCGCCAACGCCGACGAACAGCCGAGTGCCGAGCATCATGCCGATGCCGGTGGCGAGGCCCGACGCTCCCGAGGCAAGGCTCCACAGCGCGACGCCGACGCCGACAATCACCCAGCGGTTGTAACGATCGGCAAGCCAGCCGAACACCGGCGCGGTGAGCATGTAGCTCAACAGAAACGCGGTTTGCAACCAGCCGACTTGCGTGTCGCTGGCGTGAAAATCGGCTTGAATATCGGGCACGACGCCGGCCAACACGAGCCGGTCGATGTAGTTGAACAGATTGATCGCCAGCAGCAAGGCCAGCGCCCACCAGGCGAAAGCGCCCACTCGCGGCAACGCCGGGCGGTCGCGCGGCTGCGGGCTGCGATACGGATTCGGATCGTTGTGTGCAATGCTCACGCGCTGCCGTGGGGTGCGGGGATGTGAAAGAATCGGAACAGGCACCTCAAGCCGGCCGTTCTTGGCGATCCTTCGCCCCGCCGAGTTCGGAGCCAGTCCCCCATTCCTTCACAGGCTCTGACTGGTTTCGCTCCGGCTCGCCGAATGCTTTCGGGCGGCATAAGGCTCAAGTAGAATAGCATCCAACTTCGATTCGCAAACAGTCCATCTTTGGAGAGCTATTGATGCTGGGGGCCACGCTCGACGCCGCCGCCTATATTCGCCGGATCACTGAAGAACTAGGCCGCATCGATCTGGCCCAACTGCATGGCTGGGCCGATCTGCTGTTCGACGCTTGGAAGAACGAGCAGTTCGTCTACATCTTCGGCAATGGCGGCAGCGGCACCACTGCCACGCACATGTGCGAAGATCTCGGCAAGAGCACCTTGCGGCCCGAACACCTGGGCGATGAAGGCCGGCAGCGGCTCAAGGTGATGAGCCTGACCGACAATCTAGGCTGGATTCTCGCGGTGGGCAACGACTGCGGCTACGACCAGATCTTCGTCCAGCAACTGATGAACTACGGCCGCCCCGGCGATCTTGTCATCGCGATCAGCGGATCGGGCAACAGCCCGAATGTGCTCGCCGCCGTGGATTGGGCCAACCGCCACGGCCTGAAAACGCTCGGCCTGACCGGCTACGAAGGCGGCAAGCTCCGCCAACTCGCGACGCATTCGTTGCATGTCCCGCTGAACGATATGGGCATGGTCGAAAGCATCCATCTGGCCCTCTTCCACTGGGTGCTAAACGATGTGTATGCCCGCATCAACGGCGAGGGAAGGCATGAGCTAGGGGGTAGGGTCAGGGGAGAGGGTTAGGGGGTAGGGTCAGGGGATAGGGTTAGGGGGTAGGGGATACGGTTACGATTTTTGAAACGCACGATTAAGGAGGGGAGCATGGAGGCGGAATCGCGGGCGCACGGATTTCGGGAATTGAACGTTTGGCAGCTTGCGATGGATGTTGCCGCTCAGATCTATCAGCTAACTGCGATTTTTCCGAAGCACGAACTGTATGGACTTGCCAGCCAGATGCAGCGCGCGGCTGTCTCGGTGCCATCGAATATCGCGGAAGGGAAC
The Pirellulales bacterium genome window above contains:
- a CDS encoding MFS transporter; the encoded protein is MSIAHNDPNPYRSPQPRDRPALPRVGAFAWWALALLLAINLFNYIDRLVLAGVVPDIQADFHASDTQVGWLQTAFLLSYMLTAPVFGWLADRYNRWVIVGVGVALWSLASGASGLATGIGMMLGTRLFVGVGEAAYGPLAPTILSDLFPIERRGRVLALFYCAIPVGSALGYELASLVVGAGYSWRTAFYCVLPPGLLLGFLAMAHRDVPRGAADRTSDGSRVPHRKARLVDYEQLLKTPSYVLNTLGMAAMTFALGGIAYWMPKYIVWRQGIPQGGPLDFHDRAATAAALSHANGFFGPIIVVSGLAGTLVGGWLGDRLRPRFGGAYFLVSAIGMFIGFPLFLALPWVPFPAAWILIFITAFALFINTGPTNTILANVVHPSIRAAAFALNIFIIHALGDAISPPLIGAVSSAFGKHDGGVWSANMNAGFMAIAVSILISGLFWLWGGRHLERDTELAPTRISAE
- a CDS encoding PDZ domain-containing protein, producing MARKSAVCWIAAGAIIAAGLAARVHGDEPEKPVAVDPIEWSKPKRPPAFREVLKPDDYARQFEQAAAKIDIPALVKADRQVVGSWIVDVTPNSPAAKIGLQPGDLITKLDGEQLWGSEWHRRDDRPQTMTYVTKDGQTKEATIQPGPVGFNTRFLWRPESEYLRRSARAPHWDKEVLVGILERSTNPDLAETALHRAVAAGLVPDQLLDGVGAEIAYSQGRNEAAMDFVWSALVDHRTKSKGQLNPELLYRVAIANYKLDVAAAVLRDYHDQFRGQPDPEMLDRLAKMHRARPDTERCLPEPIEQAANLRRLNLTPILEPANEWTAKEFKDFLKGRTSFMLSLPSSYFNFLAYKPASPVRDVEAVWKMTIRYTDNKPTDYAQIVQLWLADEATTVAGNSSPLIGEARAPNLLFLAFTGDPNLPSQDIEFSHSGITGTDAYCEDHSVRLDGKQVIEVRLLRLGGEGEIFVNGHRVLYVPIDPAVGNVGFAMKIVGMTVDVKDFRISQLIPKAVVHQAADGGISLDAVDANCHGDQVRYEMDADKKCIGYWSNQQDWIDWDVQVDRPGKFQVAVSSSCPNDLAGANYGVSAGPEKDASVTGVVKPTGDWTVFKADKLGLIEIAKPGRITIAVRPTTKPNSHVMNLRKIELQPAK
- a CDS encoding four helix bundle protein, whose translation is MKRTIKEGSMEAESRAHGFRELNVWQLAMDVAAQIYQLTAIFPKHELYGLASQMQRAAVSVPSNIAEGNKRESTKEYLHHISIAAGSLAELETQLLLSAKLNYAGSLPVENLLSSFGELGKMLSGLRRSLRAKL
- a CDS encoding SIS domain-containing protein, which produces MLGATLDAAAYIRRITEELGRIDLAQLHGWADLLFDAWKNEQFVYIFGNGGSGTTATHMCEDLGKSTLRPEHLGDEGRQRLKVMSLTDNLGWILAVGNDCGYDQIFVQQLMNYGRPGDLVIAISGSGNSPNVLAAVDWANRHGLKTLGLTGYEGGKLRQLATHSLHVPLNDMGMVESIHLALFHWVLNDVYARINGEGRHELGGRVRGEG
- a CDS encoding histidine phosphatase family protein translates to MLIARSRLRSIGLLFLIATIDTGGALRAHDRSAPGPRVVMIIRHAEKPEKEGEKDPNLSKRGFERAEALAKAIPEHFPKPDFLIATKRSKSSNRPAETITPLSNALHEPIEAKFKDDDYARVAREVLSDPKYAGKVVLIAWHHGKIPELAKALGAKDAPAKWKSSVFDRVWEIDYQNGTATLKNLPENALPGDSQN